A window of Lacibacter sediminis contains these coding sequences:
- a CDS encoding sensor histidine kinase, whose translation MNQHLQNILSLIQQDEALTGEQKNAITKLLKDADKELEITAFKLDRTEKVKRTTAILLEETIEELEQKRKAIEETNAALTKSLEELKAAQAQLIQSEKMASLGELTAGIAHEIQNPLNFVNNFSEVSTELVDEMNEEIEKGNLEDAKQIANDLKQNLEKINHHGKRAGDIVKGMLQHSRSSSGQKELTDINALADEYLRLAYHGLRAKDKTFNAAMKTDLDATIGLIKIIPQDIGRVVLNLITNAFYAVSERKKQQPEHYEPVVSVSTKKLNDRIEIHVKDNGTGIPQKALDKIFQPFFTTKPTGQGTGLGLSLSYDIVKAHGGELKVETKENEGSMFIIQLPDSL comes from the coding sequence ATGAATCAGCATTTACAAAACATATTGAGTTTAATTCAACAGGATGAAGCGTTAACAGGTGAACAGAAGAATGCGATTACAAAATTGCTGAAAGATGCGGATAAAGAATTAGAGATAACAGCGTTCAAACTGGACCGTACCGAAAAAGTTAAACGCACCACGGCTATTTTACTAGAGGAAACGATTGAAGAGCTGGAGCAGAAAAGAAAAGCCATTGAAGAAACAAATGCCGCATTGACAAAATCATTAGAAGAATTAAAAGCTGCACAGGCACAGTTGATCCAATCAGAAAAAATGGCAAGCCTTGGTGAACTCACAGCAGGTATTGCTCATGAAATTCAAAACCCGTTAAACTTCGTCAACAATTTTTCGGAAGTAAGTACAGAGTTGGTGGATGAAATGAATGAAGAGATCGAAAAAGGAAACTTAGAAGATGCAAAACAAATAGCAAATGATTTAAAACAGAATCTCGAAAAAATAAACCATCATGGCAAACGTGCAGGTGATATCGTAAAAGGAATGTTGCAACACAGCCGCAGCAGCAGTGGGCAAAAAGAACTGACCGATATCAATGCACTGGCCGATGAATATTTACGGTTAGCTTATCATGGCTTACGTGCAAAAGACAAAACATTTAATGCAGCCATGAAAACAGATCTTGATGCAACAATAGGCTTAATAAAAATTATTCCGCAGGATATTGGCCGTGTGGTGCTTAATCTGATCACCAATGCATTCTATGCCGTATCAGAAAGAAAAAAACAACAGCCCGAACACTACGAACCCGTTGTTTCGGTGAGTACAAAAAAACTGAACGATCGAATTGAGATCCATGTAAAAGACAATGGTACAGGCATTCCACAAAAAGCACTGGATAAAATTTTCCAACCTTTCTTCACGACTAAACCAACCGGACAGGGAACTGGTTTGGGCCTATCGTTGAGTTATGATATTGTAAAAGCACACGGTGGGGAGTTGAAAGTCGAAACAAAAGAGAATGAGGGGTCAATGTTTATTATTCAACTACCAGATTCGTTATAA